Proteins found in one Tamandua tetradactyla isolate mTamTet1 chromosome 1, mTamTet1.pri, whole genome shotgun sequence genomic segment:
- the FAM217B gene encoding protein FAM217B, with translation MNVGPSWNKVQRLKTSSGKRQNKSQVPLISSQLKSKLISQQTEDKLKESIYPEGKPEGSPFGSRCQGASGNKLFLNFQSMKIIKEDTDEDSASDLSDSERIPIRPSPLTPPDLNLRAEEIDPVYFNLHPDQSHVQSEYYYPDFLPLPFNSWDLREMALLLNSECKSEAMPRTGGLLGKYLDRLIQLEWLQAQTIQSEKGKGAKARPPAAPATVWALKSPGKSKLIATAVSKPLSHQEGASKSAPSRRKESHQEEAHPSYYTFQTAPRPVDVLGSSRLCSQKQTLEIKTEEKKKKSNKSTKLQHMDFACSDSSSKIQTTGNLRIPKQSVTILDTVISCKTSKTQAHTNLKKKGNVNNCGHSNIAGEKKLKTNGVKQNI, from the coding sequence ATGAATGTTGGGCCATCTTGGAATAAAGTGCAACGTTTAAAGACTTCTTCaggaaaaaggcaaaataaatctCAAGTACCCCTCATTTCTTCACAGCTGAAAAGCAAGCTCATATCCCAACAAACTGAGGATAAACTTAAAGAAAGCATTTACCCGGAAGGAAAACCCGAAGGGAGTCCATTTGGATCCAGGTGTCAGGGGGCCTCAGGGAACAAATTGTTTCTTAACTTTCAGTCaatgaaaattattaaagaagATACTGATGAGGACAGTGCAAGCGATCTGTCTGATTCAGAAAGAATTCCCATTCGTCCTTCTCCCCTCACACCTCCAGATCTTAATCTGAGGGCCGAAGAAATTGATCCGGTTTATTTCAATCTTCACCCAGATCAGAGCCATGTACAGTCTGAATACTATTATCCTGATTTCCTTCCACTCCCATTTAACTCCTGGGACCTCCGAGAGATGGCTCTGCTTCTGAACTCAGAGTGCAAATCCGAAGCCATGCCGCGAACAGGAGGACTTCTTGGAAAGTACCTTGATAGACTTATTCAGCTGGAATGGCTGCAAGCACAGACCATACAGAGTGAAAAAGGAAAGGGAGCCAAAGCAAGGCCCCCAGCTGCTCCTGCAACTGTCtgggctctgaaaagccctgggAAAAGTAAGCTAATTGCTACTGCTGTGTCCAAGCCTCTATCTCACCAGGAAGGGGCTTCCAAGTCAGCGCCTTCACGAAGGAAAGAGTCCCACCAGGAAGAAGCCCATCCATCATATTACACATTTCAGACTGCCCCCAGACCTGTGGATGTGCTGGGTAGCAGCAGGTTATGTTCTCAGAAGCAAACCCTGGAAATtaaaactgaagagaagaaaaagaaatcaaataagagcACCAAGCTGCAACATATGGATTTTGCCTGCAGTGACAGCAGTTCAAAGATTCAGACTACTGGTAACCTTCGAATTCCCAAACAGTCAGTGACTATTCTTGACACAGTGATCTCTTGTAAGACCTCTAAAACACAAGCACATACAAATCttaagaaaaagggaaatgtaaataacTGTGGTCATTCCAATATAGCTGGTgagaaaaaactcaaaacaaatggagtaaagcaaaacatttaa
- the PPP1R3D gene encoding protein phosphatase 1 regulatory subunit 3D has translation MQETAVLGEESRSKAAVEGRSRWPKGIPVGCGHPVASELGQRRGGSGRGVAGWPSAPPPLRPTAGCVMSRAPGSAVLPPAPGFRKPALRSLSCLSDLDGGPTREPRPCRPPGTPGRAPLAPAPSGCDPSLRPIILRRARSLPSSPERRQKAAGAPGAGCRPGCSRQLRVRFADALGLELAQVKVFNAGDDPSVPLHVLSRLAINADLCCSSQDLEFTLRCLVPDFPPPVEAADFGERLRRQLVCLERVTCSDLGISGTVRVRNVAFEKQVAVRYTFSGWRSAHEAAGRWRGPAGEAGAEDVFSFGFPVPPFLLALGSRVHFALRYRVAGGEHWDNNEGRDYSLTCRGHELRMPRGECEESWIHFI, from the coding sequence ATGCAAGAAACAGCGGTCCTGGGCGAGGAGTCGAGGAGCAAGGCAGCGGTCGAGGGGAGGTCGCGCTGGCCGAAGGGGATCCCTGTGGGCTGCGGGCACCCGGTGGCTTCTGAGCTCGGACAGAGACGCGGAGGTAGCGGACGGGGCGTCGCGGGCTGGCCCTCGGCTCCTCCTCCCCTTCGCCCGACGGCTGGCTGTGTCATGTCCAGAGCCCCGGGTTCCGCGGTCCTCCCCCCAGCCCCGGGCTTCCGGAAGCCCGCACTTCGGAGCCTAAGTTGCCTCTCGGACCTGGACGGCGGCCCCACCCGGGAGCCGCGGCCCTGCAGGCCCCCCGGGACCCCTGGCCGCGCGCCGCTGGCCCCGGCGCCGTCGGGCTGCGACCCCAGCCTGCGGCCCATCATCCTGCGGCGGGCGCGCTCGCTACCCAGCTCGCCCGAACGCCGCCAGAAGGCCGCGGGCGCGCCGGGAGCTGGGTGCCGGCCGGGGTGTAGCCGGCAGCTTCGCGTGCGCTTCGCCGACGCGCTGGGCCTGGAGCTGGCGCAGGTCAAAGTATTCAACGCGGGTGATGACCCATCAGTGCCGCTGCACGTGCTGTCGCGGCTAGCCATCAACGCGGACCTGTGCTGCAGCAGCCAGGACCTGGAGTTCACCCTGCGCTGCCTGGTGCCCGACTTCCCGCCGCCCGTCGAGGCCGCTGACTTCGGTGAGCGGCTGAGGCGGCAGCTCGTGTGCCTGGAGCGGGTCACCTGCTCGGACCTGGGCATCAGCGGCACAGTGCGGGTGCGCAACGTGGCCTTCGAGAAGCAGGTGGCGGTGCGCTACACCTTTTCCGGCTGGCGCAGCGCGCACGAGGCGGCCGGTCGATGGCGGGGGCCGGCTGGTGAGGCAGGGGCGGAGGACGTCTTCTCCTTCGGCTTCCCGGTGCCCCCTTTCCTCCTGGCGCTTGGCTCCCGTGTGCACTTCGCGCTGCGCTACCGCGTGGCCGGCGGCGAGCACTGGGACAACAACGAAGGCCGCGACTACAGCCTCACGTGCCGTGGCCACGAGTTGCGCATGCCGCGAGGAGAGTGCGAGGAGAGCTGGATCCACTTCATCTGA